One segment of Panicum virgatum strain AP13 chromosome 1K, P.virgatum_v5, whole genome shotgun sequence DNA contains the following:
- the LOC120713520 gene encoding pentatricopeptide repeat-containing protein At3g49240, mitochondrial-like has protein sequence MSLSKPLSARRLVPALFPLAHADAASAAAARRERRRDTFVATPPVPAPSPKAVRLAEPLPTLAPSRLALHNRILALLSGPQADLPEAALLTRHALHSNCRPSSFTCAAVLAALLRARRLDDFFALHRFALQAAVPPTAATHVLYLSALAARRLPDDALHHLRLLTRPVSPVPPSPTAYRVVVECLVADHGRLADAVLLKDEMLDFGVVGPDPKVYNLLMAGFVGAGDGAKAVELYQELTDKVGGKPVLDGIVYGSLMKAYFLMGMEQKAMECYKEVLGAESEARFGAESYNEVVDALGQHGRLEDALNLFDRMLGEHDPPLRVAVDLRSFRVMVDGYCAAGRFEDAIAVFRRMGEWKLEPDVASYNNLIRHLGLNQLISEAEMLYNEMCERGVGANEETHVLLMESCFSVDRIDDGISYFDKMDGLVLKPDAIAYHKLVGGLVGFSMLGKAQEYFDQMKGKGVSPCISSYETLLKAYVAAGQLDDAANIAKAILLDEKVVFSDEMRELLEGALRGGGREDDITKLYEDVEREQAEAEARATEEKARAEVLVKEERERRRAEAAAKDEAAAKASAAAIEAILAHKKKMESEVSPAPDANTLDGGFLSKLGLRSAGEGALQGTPQITEGMGDDGQGQL, from the coding sequence ATGTCGCTTTCCAAGCCTCTCTCGGCGCGCCGCCTCGTGCCGGCGCTCTTCCCGCTCGCGCACGCGGACGCCgcctcggccgcggcggcacgccgcgagcgccgccgggaCACGTTCGTCGCGACGCCCCCTGTCCCCGCGCCCTCCCCGAAGGCCGTGCGCCTCGCGGAGCCGCTCCCCACGCTGGCGCCGTCCCGCCTTGCCCTCCACAACCGGATCCTCGCGCTCCTCTCGGGCCCCCAGGCCGACCTCCCGGAGGCGGCGCTCCTCACCCGCCACGCGCTCCACTCCAACTGCCGCCCTTCCTCCTTCAcctgcgccgccgtcctcgccgcgctcctccgcgcgcgccgcctcgaCGACTTCTTCGCGCTGCACCGCTTCGCCCTCCAGGCCGCCGtcccgcccaccgccgccacgcacgTGCTCTACCTCTCCGCGCTCGCGGCTCGCCGCCTCCCTGACGACGCGCTCCATCACCTCCGCCTCCTCACCCGGCCCGTGTCCCCCGTGCCGCCCTCCCCTACGGCCTATCGCGTCGTCGTCGAGTGCCTGGTGGCCGATCACGGCAGACTCGCGGATGCCGTCCTTCTTAAAGATGAGATGCTCGACTTTGGGGTTGTGGGGCCGGATCCCAAGGTCTACAACCTCCTCATGGCTGGATTCGTGGGTGCTGGGGATGGCGCCAAAGCTGTGGAACTATACCAAGAGCTCACGGACAAGGTTGGGGGCAAGCCAGTTCTTGATGGCATAGTGTATGGAAGTCTCATGAAGGCGTACTTCCTTATGGGAATGGAGCAGAAGGCTATGGAGTGCTACAAAGAGGTGCTTGGTGCTGAATCGGAGGCGAGGTTTGGGGCTGAGAGCTACAATGAGGTGGTTGATGCACTTGGACAGCATGGGAGGTTGGAGGATGCACTCAATCTGTTCGACAGAATGCTCGGGGAACATGACCCTCCACTGCGGGTTGCAGTTGATCTGAGAAGCTTCAGGGTGATGGTCGATGGCTATTGTGCTGCTGGGAGATTTGAAGATGCAATTGCAGTGTTCAGAAGGATGGGGGAGTGGAAGCTGGAGCCAGATGTTGCATCCTATAATAATTTGATTCGGCATCTGGGCCTTAACCAGTTGATAAGTGAGGCGGAGATGCTCTACAATGAGATGTGCGAGCGTGGTGTTGGCGCAAATGAGGAGACACATGTACTACTCATGGAATCATGCTTCAGTGTTGATCGCATTGATGATGGCATCTCTTACTTTGACAAAATGGATGGATTGGTGCTGAAACCTGATGCGATTGCATATCATAAACTTGTTGGTGGCCTGGTGGGTTTCAGTATGCTTGGTAAGGCTCAGGAATATTTTGATCAGATGAAAGGGAAGGGAGTTAGCCCATGCATCTCAAGCTACGAGACATTGCTGAAGGCATACGTTGCTGCTGGTCAGTTGGATGATGCAGCCAACATTGCAAAAGCTATCCTTTTGGACGAGAAGGTTGTGTTCAGTGATGAAATGAGGGAGCTCTTGGAAGGAGCGCTACGTGGAGGTGGGCGGGAAGATGACATTACCAAGTTATATGAGGACGTGGAGAGGGAACAAGCTGAAGCAGAAGCCCGTGCCACGGAAGAGAAGGCGAGGGCAGAGGTTCTTGTcaaggaagagagggagagaaggagGGCAGAGGCTGCTGCTAAGGATGAGGCTGCGGCTAAAGCCAGTGCTGCTGCTATTGAAGCTATCCTAGCCCATAAAAAGAAGATGGAGAGTGAAGTATCGCCTGCTCCTGATGCAAACACCCTGGATGGTGGCTTTCTCAGTAAGCTAGGCCTTAGATCAGCTGGAGAAGGTGCACTTCAAGGCACTCCGCAAATTACAGAAGGGATGGGAGACGACGGGCAGGGACAACTGTGA